GGGGTTAGGGTGTAGAGTAAGGGTTTTTGATGAGGTGTTAGGGTGTAGAGTAAGGGTCTTCGCTGGAAGTGATAGGGTGTAGAGTAAGGGTCTTCGCTGGGGTCGGTGAGGGTGTAGAGTTGGGGTGGAGGGTCGGAATGATTCCCTGCGGATCTGGGCGGGGTGCGGGCGGACCCCCGGGCCCTCCCCCCGCCCGGAATCTCCGTGACTCACGACGCTGTTGGCCTCCTTCAGCGCTCGCATCTCCTGCTTGACCCTCGCTATCAGGGCCACCATTTTCTCGTTGGTGGGCACCGGGCCGCAGGGGGGACCTGGAAACAGACCGGGGAgtcggaggtggggggggggggggggggagcggagaGAAGGTCAGTCAGCAAGGGCACAGCGAGATCCCGCGGGAATCCCTTCGGCCATGTCTCCCAACGAAGACCAGCTCCCTCTGCCCCGAACCCTCCCGAGGGAACCCTCCCTCGCTCAGCGATCGGAGAGCTGTCCCACTcttcccaccaccccctccccgcgCTCCGGATCCCGAATCCGGGATAGGGAGCATGATTCCCGATTGGAATTTCGATAGAGATATCCGAATTGGGTCCGCGTGATCGCCGACACTCACCCTCATCTTCATTGCCTTTATCCTTCTCCTTATCCTTATCCTTATCCTTATCCTTCTTTGCTTCCTCCCTCTTCTTCTTCTGAAAGGGGGAGAACACATTCCGAAAACGTTCCCGGAGAAATTGCCGCGGCAAATCCCCAAGGCCTAGGCTCCACCTTTGATGAGGTTGTTGTGGGGTGGCGGAGACAGGGAGGATTTCTCCAGGAGATTCCCGGAGGATCCGGGGGGGCGGATGGGGAAGGTGGAAGGGAGGAAAAACAGGTGCGTCACCCACACATCCGCGGAGACGGGACACGGGTCTGTATCCGTGACCCGGAGGCACTGGGAAAGGACGGGAGGCAAAGGGGTGGTTATTGCTTGCAGCACACACGGGATTCCGGGGATCACATTCAGGGCCTCGTATCCAAGCAGGGATAGACGGGAGATCAGAGGCAGACCAGAGAAGGGTCACTCCGCCGATCCCAGGGACAGAGGGAATTCtaatgagggagagggagagtcgTTTGGAATATGGAGACCGGGAAGCTGTACACAGTGCTCCCGGTGGGATAGGGAGACCGGGGAGCTgtacacggtgctcccggtggGATAGGGAGACCGGGGAGCTGTACACGGTGCTCCCGGTAGGATAGGGAGTCCGGGGAGCTGTACCCGGTGCTCCCGGTGGGATAGGGAGACCAGGGAGCTGTACACGGTGCTCCCGGTAGGATAGGGAGACCGGGGAGCTGTACCCGGTGCTCCCGGTGGGATAGGGAGACCAGGGAGCTGTACCCGGTGCTCCCGGTGGGATAGGGAGACAGGGGAACTGTACACGGTGCTCCCAGTGGGATAGGGAGACCAGGGAGCTGTACCCGGTGCTCCCGGTGGGATAGGGAGTCCGGGGAGCTgtacacggtgctcccggtggGATAGGGAGACCAGGGAGCTGTACCCGGTGCTCCCGGTGGGATAGGGAGACAGGGGAACTgtacacggtgctcccggtggGATAGGGAGACCGGGAAGCTGTACCCGGTGCTCCCGGTGGGATAGGGAGTCCGGGGAGCTGTACACGGTGCTCCCAGTGGGATAGGGAGACCGGGGAGCTGTACCCGGTGCTCCCGGTGGGATAGGGAGACCGGGGAGCTgtacacggtgctcccggtggGATAGGGAGACCGGGGAGCTGTACACGGAGCTCCCGGTGGGATAGGGAGACCGGGAAGCTGTACCCGGTGCTCCCGGTGGGATAGGGAGTCCGGGGAGCTgtacacggtgctcccggtggGATAGGGAGTCCGGGGAGCTGTACACGGTGCTCCCAGTGGGATAGGGAGACCGGGGAGCTGTACCCGGTGCTCCCGGTGGGATAGGGAGACCGGGGAGCTgtacacggtgctcccggtggGATAGGGAGACCGGGAAGCTGTACCCGGTGCTCCCGGTGGGATAGGGAGTCCGGGGAGCTGTACACGGTGCTCCCAGTGGGATAGGGAGACCGGGGAGCTgtacacggtgctcccggtggGATAGGGAGACCGGGGAGCTGTACACGGTGCTCCCAGTGGGATAGGGAGACCGGGGAGCTgtacacggtgctcccggtggGATAGGGAGACCGGGGAGCTGTACACGGAGCTCCCGGTGGGATAGGGAGACCGGGGAGCTgtacacggtgctcccggtggGATAGGGAGACCGGGGAGCTgtacacggtgctcccggtggGATAGGGAGACCGGGGCTGAATGTTTGGGGTTTCCTTGCCCTCCCCCTGCCGTGTCACCTACCGCCTCTTCCTTCAGTTTGTCCTTCACCGGATCGGGAATGGGAATATCGAGCTCCACACGGATTGCCTTTGGATCCGGGATGTTGAGGTCTCCGTGCTGTGGgaggtgacagggagagagagtgagtgatggagagagagggagagggagagaggggagagagagagagggagagggagagagagagagggggagggagggagagagagagggaaagtgagagggagcgagagagagaatgagggagggggagggagggagagtgagatggagagagagagggagggagtgagagagagagggagtgagagagagagggagtgagagagagcgggagtgagggagtgagggagtgagtgagagagagggagggagagggagggagtgagtgagggagcgggagggagtgagagagagagggagggagtgagggagcgggagggagtgagcgagagagggagggagtgagggagcggGAGGGAGTGagcgagagtgggagagagtgagagtgagagggagggagtgagagtgagagggagggagtgagagtgagagggagagagtgaggagggagggagagagtgggagagggagtgagtgagggagagcgggggtgagggagagagggagtgagtgagggagagggagtgagtgagggagtgagtgagggagagggagtgagggagggagagggagtgagtgagggagagggagtgagtgagggagtgagtgaggagagagggagtgagggagggagagggagtgagtgagggagtgagggagggagagggagtgagtgagggagcgagggagtgagggagagggagtgagtgagggagtgagtgagggagagggagtgaggggagggagagggagtgagtcaGGCAGAGGGAGAGCTCCCTGTGGTGTGTGACCCTGGGGGTGTAGTGGACGGTCAATGAGTGagtcccctcccccctcctccccccttcgccactcccctccccctcccccttccccctccccctcgtaGCCTCGAGTTGaaccccctcctcacctccagcAACTCCGTCAGCTCCTGCAGTTTCTGGCAGGTAGTCACCTGGATCTCCTTCacctggggggggggagagaggggagggggagggggagggagggggggggggagagggagggaggggggaggggaaagggggagagggggaaggggggggagaggggagagggaggagagggaatgggtaggggagagggagggtgagggtgagggtgaggtggagggtgggggtgggggaggggggaaggggagggagtggggagggggggagagggagggggtaaggggagggagtgagggagagggagagggaggggagggggagggtgggggtgggggaggggggaaggggagggagtggggaggggaggggggggggagagagggggtaagTGAGTGATTCCTTCTTTAATACAGgcccatgcacacacactctcacacacacacactcacactcactcacacactcactcacactcacactcactcacacactcactcacacactcactcacactcccaccccaccccccacccaaacGTACCTGTGAACACAGTTTTTGCCGCAAGACTtcaagctgggggggggggggggggtgggggggagagagagacagagagtcagtAAATCCCAGAGGGAGGGGGGTCGGGCTGGATCAGAGACCCCCAGACCCACTCCACCCtgagggggggggaaagagagagagagagtcagtcccagagggggggggagggcgggCTGTCTCAGAGACAgcgagaggaggaggagagagagagagagagagggtggaggggtgtggggtggatGTATTCCCAATACCTGGGTCGAGCCGTCGATGGGCAGAGTGGCCATGGTCACCAGCGGTCAGgtcggggtggggagagggggagtgtgagagagagagagagacggacagacagagagagacggatagacagagagagagcgagctgcGACTGGGACCAGGACCGACAGTGAAAGTGAAAGTTACTGAGAGCTTCCTGACACGGTCCCAGTCCGAGCCAGGGGGCTGATGGGACATGTAGCTGCACAGGGCGATCCCGCCGGGAGATTCCAGGTGAGGGGTGGGGCCCGTTCCCCATCTCCACTCGGATTTCCCACAGCAACAGGTCAGGACGTtcactccttctccctctctctctctcctcccccctctgtctctctccctctctcctcccccctctgtctgtctgtctgtctctctctctctcacctccccctctgtctctctctctctctctctcacctccccctctgtctctctctctctctctctcacctccccctctgtctctctctctctctctctcacctccccctctgtctctctctcctcccccttctatccctctctctctctctcactctcactctctctctcacctcccccttctatccctctctctctctctctctctctctcactctccctctctctctctcctccccccctctgtctctctctctctctctctcactccccctctgtctctctctctctctctctcacctccccctctgtctctctctcctcccccttctatccctctctctctctctcactctcactctctctctcacctcccccttctatccctctctctctctctctctctctctcactctcactccctctctctcctcccccctctgtctctctccctctctctcccacactctccctttAAACAATGAGGTGGACAGTATTAACCCATTCAGGCCCAGAAGTGACAGTcactgcagacacacacacacacacagaaacacacacgtacacacagagacagacacacacactcactcacacaaacacacacacacacacggacagagaaacacacacacacacatacatacacatacatacacacacacacacatagacacacacacacacacagacacagacacacacacggacagagaaacacacacacacacatacatacacatacatacacacacacacacatagacacacacacacacagaaacacacatgtacacacagagacagacacacacactcactcacacagacacagacacacacacagacagagaaacacacacacacacatacatacacatacatacacacacacacacacacatagacacacacacacacacagaaacacacacgtacacacagagacagacacacacactcactcacacaaacacacacacacacacacggacagagaaacacacacacacacatacatacacatacatacacacacacacatagacacacacacacatacacacacgtacacacagacagacacacacacacacatacacacacactctctctctctcacaaacacacatacacacagagacagaaacacaaacacacacacgctcactcacacacacacacacacagagacagacacacacacacacagaaaacacactgtccgtgtgtgtgtgtctgtgtgtgtgtgagagagtgtgtgtgtgtgagtgtgtgtgtgtgagagagagagtgagtgtgtgtgtgtgtgagagtgtgtgagtgtgagaatgtgtgtgtgagagagagtgtgtgtgagtgtgagaatgtgtgtgtgagagagtgtgtgtgtgagagtgagtgtgtgtgtgcgtgtgtgagagagtgtgtgtgtgtgtgtgagagagagagtgtgtgtgagagagagagtgagtgtgtgtgtgtgtgagagtgagtgtgtgtgagtgtgagaatgtgtgtgtgagagagtgtgtgtgtgagagtgagtgtgtgtgtgcgtgtgtgagagagtgtgtgtgagtgtgtgagagagagagtgtgtgtgtgtgagtgtgagagtgtgtgtgtgagtgtgtatgggtgtgtgtttatacgtgtgagtgtgagagagtgagtgtgtaattCCCACTATCCTGGTGCCCTGGGACAGATGACAGAGTTCCCCCTTGAGGCCATAACTAACCACATGCTGACACAGCTcccaggggagggggagggcaggtATCCGGGAGAGGGGGGCATGGGGGAGAATGGCCTCGTGACTGTCAGCCTGGGGTCAATGGGCGATGTACTCCGTGCTCAGGAACAAGGTCCACTCTCTGCCCGGTGTAATACTCCCTCAGGATCTcccagggcccactccctcagcgcccaGCCCGCTGGGGTTCAGGTCAGTGTTCCCGTCTCCCagcgcacactccctcagcactgaccctccctcagggccccctccctcagcactgaccctccctcagggcccgctccctcagcactgaccctccctcagggcccactccctcagcactgaccctccctcagggccccctccctcagcactgaccctccctcagcgcccagCTCGCTGGGGTTCAGGTCAGTGTTCCTGTCTCCCAGCTTTCACTCTCTGGGGGAACACAGTGTCTCCCAGAAACACTCACCACTGGCCCCAACACAGCAGGGTCTCCAACCCTccctcagtgcccactccctcagcactgaccctgcaacagtgcggcactccctcagcactgaccctccgacagtgcggcactccctcagcactgaccctccgacagtgcggctctccctcagcactgaccctccgacagcgcccactccctcagcactgaccctccgacagtgcccgctccctcagtactgaccctccgacagtgcccactccctcagcactgaccctcccacagagcccactccctcagcactgaccctctgacagtgcggctctccatcagcactgaccctccgacagtgcccactccctcagcactgaccctccgacagtgcccactccctcagcactgaccctc
This is a stretch of genomic DNA from Hemiscyllium ocellatum isolate sHemOce1 unplaced genomic scaffold, sHemOce1.pat.X.cur. scaffold_3602_pat_ctg1, whole genome shotgun sequence. It encodes these proteins:
- the LOC132813313 gene encoding proteasome activator complex subunit 1-like: MATLPIDGSTQLEVLRQKLCSQVKEIQVTTCQKLQELTELLEHGDLNIPDPKAIRVELDIPIPDPVKDKLKEEAKKKREEAKKDKDKDKDKEKDKGNEDEGPPCGPVPTNEKMVALIARVKQEMRALKEANSVVSLWLQLNIPKIEDGNNFGVAVQEKVFEAMTNSRTKIDGFLTQITK